In Marmota flaviventris isolate mMarFla1 chromosome 17, mMarFla1.hap1, whole genome shotgun sequence, a single genomic region encodes these proteins:
- the LOC114084013 gene encoding transmembrane 4 L6 family member 5-like yields the protein MKPWNRACCVGLFLTTLSLVCIVANAFLLVPDGKTWSSDQLSMHVLLMPGFIGGGLMVLCPGFRMVLAAVEHPNWIPCSCWCSVFGMLGAIYCLSVSGVGLRIGPKCSINGEWDYHFQETAGTYLKNDTSWNLCEEPLKVVPWNVTLFFLLVVSSCLEIVLCGLHLVVEPIHAPGEIQKTEDILGNFQRRAQLTETSLTARSFLLAPGPQPGLPNPCLPGINSLESTLPLSEQRIL from the exons ATGAAACCATGGAACCGTGCCTGCTGTGTGGGACTCTTTCTAACTACTCTTTCCCTAGTCTGCATCGTGGCCAATGCCTTCCTACTGGTTCCTGATGGGAAGACCTGGAGCAGTGACCAACTCAGCATGCATGTCTTGCTCATGCCTGGCTTCATCGGCGGGGGATTGATG GTGCTGTGTCCAGGATTCAGAATGGTTCTGGCAGCAGTTGAACATCCCAACTGG ATTCCATGTTCCTGCTGGTGTTCAGTCTTCGGAATGCTTGGTGCCATCTACTGCCTCTCAGTGTCAGGAGTCGGCCTCAGAATTGGACCCAAATGCTCCATAAACGGCGAGTGGGACTATCACTTCCAAGAAACGGC AGGCACTTACTTGAAGAATGATACTTCCTGGAATTTGTGTGAGGAACCACTCAAAGTGGTGCCCTGGAATGTGACGCTCTTCTTCTTGCTGGTCGTTTCCTCCTGCCTGGAGATAGTGCTGTGTGGCTTACACCTGGTGGTAGAGCCCATTCATGCTCCAGGAGAGATCCAAAAGACTGAGGACATCTTAGGCAACTTCCAGAGGAG GGCTCAGCTCACTGAGACTTCACTGACTGCCAGGTCATTCCTTCTTGCTCCAGGACCCCAGCCTGGCCTGCCCAATCCCTGCCTCCCTGGAATAAACAGCTTGGAGTCCACCCTACCCCTCTCTGAGCAGAGGATACTCTAA